The Oceanicaulis sp. nucleotide sequence TTGCAAACCCGTTTAAGGGCGGCCGGCCGGACATCGCGGCGGCCGCCCTTTTCGTTTCCGGGAGCGGGCGGATGTATCTGATCGCAGGGCTGGGAAATCCAGGTGCGCAATACGCCGGCAACCGGCACAACGCCGGCTTCATGGCGCTGGACGCCATCGCCGAGCGTCATGCGCAGACCCCCTGGCGCAAGCGCTTCCATGGCCAGGCCTGCGAGGCGCTGATCGAGACCGGCCAGGGCCCTCAGAAGGTGCTGCTCTTAAAGCCTGAGACCTACTACAACGAGGCCGGCCGGTCGGTCGGCGAGGCGGCGCGCTTTTACAAGATCCCCACGCCCATGGTCGCCGTCTTCCACGACGAGCTCGACCTCGCGCCGGGCAAGTTCCGGCTCAAGCTGGGCGGCGGGCATGCGGGAAACAACGGCCTGCGCTCGATCATGGCGCATCTGGACGGCGATTTCCGCCGCGGCCGGATCGGCATCGGCCACCCCGGCGACAAGAACAAGGTGACCGGCTGGGTGCTGTCGGACTTTCCCAAGGCCGAGACCTGGATCTCCGACCTCACCGACGCGATCGCCCGCGCCGCCCCGCTTCTGGTCGAAGGCCAGGACGACGCCTTCCAGACCAAGGTCACCCATCTCGCGCCGGCGCCCTGACGTTCAGCTACCTTTCGCTTCCGCTAAAGTTTGCTATCTGCTAACCTCCGCGCATGAAGCGTGTGGTCTATGAGCGGCAGGCGGTGAGAACGCTCGCGAAAATGCCCGCGAACACGGCGGGCTTGATCCGTGAGAAGATTGATCACTCGCCGCCGATCCCACCTCGCTTGGAAACAACGTCAGGCGCTTGAAGGGCCGGGAAGGCGTTTTTCGCCTCAGGGTCGGGGACTGGCGCGTTCTCTACCGGGACGGTGTCGTGATCGCGGTCATCCGGATCGCGCCGCGCGGATCGGCTTATGAATGAGGATGTCATGTCGAGACAGGTGATCACCGCTCCGAACGGCGACCGGCTCGTCGTCATGCCGGAGGCCGAGTACGAGGCTCTGGTCG carries:
- the pth gene encoding aminoacyl-tRNA hydrolase: MYLIAGLGNPGAQYAGNRHNAGFMALDAIAERHAQTPWRKRFHGQACEALIETGQGPQKVLLLKPETYYNEAGRSVGEAARFYKIPTPMVAVFHDELDLAPGKFRLKLGGGHAGNNGLRSIMAHLDGDFRRGRIGIGHPGDKNKVTGWVLSDFPKAETWISDLTDAIARAAPLLVEGQDDAFQTKVTHLAPAP
- a CDS encoding type II toxin-antitoxin system RelE/ParE family toxin, translated to MKGREGVFRLRVGDWRVLYRDGVVIAVIRIAPRGSAYE